In Cucurbita pepo subsp. pepo cultivar mu-cu-16 chromosome LG10, ASM280686v2, whole genome shotgun sequence, the DNA window CATTACCATTGATGTTGATAGTCTACTGATACCCAAAAAGTTGATTAAAATAAGGTTAAAGTTTGTAGAGGAGCCCAAGGTTCAATCACAAAGAACAACTGCACATTTCGTTTTTCGTTTTTACACTATTGCTGTCGGTTGCCCTCTCTCTCAAGATCCTAATCAGTTACTTGGcagaaatcattttttttttatgttgattTAACAAAAGGCTTGATCAATGACTATCTCACAGTCTCTTTAAGTTATTCAGGACCAGTTGTTGAATCATCCATTTTTTTGGcatgaaatttcttttcttttaaatgttttggACTATTGAACTTTTCCATGTATTGAGGTTTAATCTTGTAATTCTAATATGTCGAGCCATGGCATTGAATTTTCCTGTTGTGTTAATCTTTTTCTATACGACCATCTCAATTCATTTATCTTcctattatgaaattatatcaGGTTGTAATTTACTCTCCTGCTAGAACTGCATCCCAGCAAGGATCAGGCAAGGTTGGCAAGtggaaaatcaattttatgtcAACACAAAAGTACGaaccttcttttctttctttttcctgagttttattttttgaaaaatcggAAATTGTTGCTTCATTAGTTAACAGAAATTTGAACTTAGTTCTAGGAGATTCCTAGGTGCTTGAGTAAAATATTGTGCACAACATGTTTTACTGGGTAAACTTCAAGTGCCTAAAAGTTAATGATCCTTGTTCTCGTACTTTCAACAGTTGGGAGTTTTTCCCCTCATaatttttgtcctttttatttatttatttattattttttttttttatacttttgtTGCTCTGCTCAGGCATTTCTTTTCCGTATTGCCTGTGTGTAATATTTCATCTGTTTTCATAAAAGTTCGgtttctcattttaaaaatggaaaatacaCAAACAGAAGGGTAAATAGTTTTTCTATGCTTATTGACATGTTCGTAGGTGGGAAAACCCATTGATGGGGTGGACTTCTACTGGGGACCCTTACGCCAACGTAGGGGATTCGGCACTGTCTTTTGATAGTGAGGAAGCTGCAAAGGAATTTGCTGACAAACATGGATGGGAATATGTGGTAATGCTTCGTTTAAccatttagaaagaaaaaaaatatattcttgtAATTTCTTTATGTAGTTTGAGTTGTCATATCTTAGGTTGGTTATTAACTATGTTATTTTTCCTCTGTCAGTTGCCTCCAAATATGTAACAATTATAGTTGGCGGTGTTGATTAATTGTCCATATATtctaatatattctttttaccATAGATCGTCGCTTTTCCACAAGGTTAAAACAATGCATtctaattctaaataaatataactaaaatGAAATTGCCCTTGGACATGGTTGTTTAATATGTTTCACGATTTCTGCATTTGGGCTATGATATGGCGTTTGACTCTGAATGTAAGATCTTACTTTTGAAGACAGTGGAAATGAATTCTGTTTTTTAACATCCTAGTATTAGTTCAAAGCTAAAACTTCGGAAATTTCGAGAGGAGAAATTTGAGGGGAGAAATGCCagtttttcttccaaatttggtCCATTAGATGCAGAGAGttcattttccttatttagcaTTCGGTTGATATTGCATTACAATTTTATCATCATCGGAGTCTGGAGAATGGACTCTTAAaggacttctttttctttttaattgtttCCTTCATGTTCAGATTTAGGGATCACTTTTCTGGCCTGCATATAATTATGAGGTTACATTGAGACAATCCCCACACTGAGggataatttctaattcattcgttgattttttgtttttttttctctctcctttttgtAGGTTAAGAAGCACCACACACCACTTTTGAAGGTTTGAGATTCTTTCCCATTATTTTAACTTCGTTGAGCTTGTATTTTGTCTATACTTCTGTGAATGTAATTTGGGAGAAGAGGGGGGAGGAGTGGTTTGCTGGCTCTCCATAGTGTTCACACTGAACCGTAGATTGATTCGTCCCTTGAGCTCTCTGGCAGTTGTGCAAACTTCAACTATTTTCTTGGAATGATCCTCGTGttaaatttcattcttttatcaTATGCAACTTCTTTCATAATCTTTTAGAGTTCTGCTGGCATTTTATTGTATCCTCCGATTTTTGTGGCCTTCAGGGCATTTGGTATGGgaattataaatcttttttgCAATCTAGAGTCTTCTTGTGGCTAGTTTAGGGGAGCTCAGTGTCAGTTTCCAATTGGTACCAGTAGTTATTTCTTAGTATATGCTAATTCTTTCCCAGATGACTTTATATCAGTTTTCATTGTTACGACTGGAGTAGTTTAGATGCCCTACCAGTTCAGATTTCCTTTTAGATAGATGAGGAAGAAGGAGGATGAAGATCTTGCTATTGGTTTGAAAGTTAATCATGTTAACATTCCAGTAATGAAGGGATTTTGATGCTGCTTGGTTTCTTAATGTCATCTAACCCTTGGATGTCTTTAGTTCACCGGGAGAAcccaaaataaagaaacagaaaCTTATAACCCTCTGTTTTAACCCTCTGTTTTGACTGCAGGTGAAGGCATATGCGGACAATTTCAAGTGGAAGGGCCATCCTGAAGCCAAGGAGGCTTAAACCTTATTCTTCACTCTTTCTCGTCTAGTTGGAGGCGGAACAGACTGGAGGGTTTGTGTAGTTCATTTCGTTGCTTATTTTTGAGGAAGTTGGTTATAATAAGTGGGAACGGTGGTGTTTACTCACTTGACCTTGTAACTTTTGTTCTCTTTACATTACCATTACAGAACATCGAATGAAGTTCGTATGCATTTAAACCAGTGGTAATTAACTTGTGGAACCCTTTTGACTTCTTCACTATTTATGTACGAAACAATTGCCAAACGAAGTAGAAATACAACCTTGGTGTCTCATGAATATACACTGCATAGCGCTGTATTGATATGAAGCAGACAATCAAAATTATAGTGTGACCTGTAATCAACTTCATTTTAGCAGAACAGATACAGATcttcacaaacaaacatgaaCGATAACCCACAAGGTTGGACGACATGATGACCGACATGGATACAGGATAAAACAAGAACCGGGTAGCCAAGAGGAAGTTTTGCTTTCTTATGATCATGACATATTTCAATGCTCAATCAAGCCTCAACCCAACGCCCTATCGACACTACCAATCCGGTTCCTATCTGGCAATAGCTTCTTCATGTAGTACTTGGATTTCCGGGATAGATTTAtccttcttctcctcttttcAGGTATTGATTCAAATGAACATTCTGAGAAACCACGCCTCACAAACCTGTTATACACAACTGGAGCATCATTTCCTTCCATTGACAAAATCAACTAAATGATGATAGAAAGCTATAACCACGGAGATATTTCAATATGTAAGATGTTGCAGGGGAAGACATGCAATAAAATTAGGCAAGATAGCAAACAAACCAGTCTGCAGTTCGTGTTGTCAGCAGAAAAAGCCTATCCAGTCCTAGGGAGGCGGCCTTCCTTTCCATGTAATCTGCAGCAAAATTACGTATCAGCTGATGGAAACAGCAAGGCACCCAGATNaattttatgttttatgtttttttatgtttttttatgtttttttttaccaaccACGACCTAATGAGCTAAACAGGATTCATTCCTTTCGTAAAGTAAGTGATAAAGCCATTCATTATCATACCAAGCAATTTGTCGCCTTGCCCTTGTCCTCGGCACTCTGCAGAAACTGCAATGGCAGCAATCTCTCCACATCTCTCTtcaaagaaagggaaaagagCAGCACATGCAATGATTTGACCTTCTCTCTCAACGACCACAAACGAGTCCAATGAGTCAAGTAGCTGCAATAACAAAACAGAATACTCAAAACATTGCATTTAAGCTCCataggaaaacaaaatatcaatagCCACAAACTTGGGATAACTTATGGGGCAGTAGTT includes these proteins:
- the LOC111803096 gene encoding NADH dehydrogenase [ubiquinone] iron-sulfur protein 4, mitochondrial-like, with product MANPLQRIWSNSRALRGTVAPFCRPFSSDSLVQLKPGEIGMVSGIPDEHLTRRVVIYSPARTASQQGSGKVGKWKINFMSTQKWENPLMGWTSTGDPYANVGDSALSFDSEEAAKEFADKHGWEYVVKKHHTPLLKVKAYADNFKWKGHPEAKEA